The region CAATTGTAGAAGAAAGCAGGATATTATCTGTTGCTCCAACACATAATAAATCATCGATGTTCATGATTAAAGCATCCTGAGCAATTCCTTTCCAAACTGAAATATCGCCTGTTTCTTTCCAATACATATATGCTAATGACGATTTTGTACCAGCACCGTCTGCGTGCATAATCAAGCAATATTCCGGATCTTGTGTTAGATAATCAGGGACAATTTTACAAAATGCTTGAGGAAATAAACCTTTATCAATATTTTTTATGGCGTTGTGTACGTCTTCTTTTGATGCCGAAACACCTCTTTGTGCGTACCTTTTGCTAGAATCTGAACTCATGAAACTTAGTTTGTGTTGATGTGGTGCAAAGATAATCCCTTTTTTTAATTCTTAGGGTTATACTATTTAAAATTAGAATTTATTCTATCTAAAATAAATCCTATTTTCTTCTAATCTGTGATTGACAAAAAAAAACGACAGTTTTTGAATACTGTCGTTTTTTCGTGTAACTAAATTGTTTTTAAAAATATTCAACATTTGAAGGCTTATATTTAATTGGCTATTAATGTAACTTGTGGTGTAGGCTTTGCAATTTGGAGAAATATACTAATGTAAAAAATGATTCGAAAGCAAAATTGGCTCATAACTTTCTCCTTTTCATATTCAAATTTAGAAAACTTATAACAAACCAAATAAAACATAAATACTTATTTTTCAACACATTATCATCTTTCCGATAAAATGTGAGACTATCTCGATGAACTGCTTTTCTTCTACTTTACAACAATAAGAAAAAGACTACTTTGTATAATTCTTTTAACCAAAACATAATCGTAAAAAAAAGCCTGTCTTTTTCAAAACAGGCTTTAATTGAATATTTGCGAATGTTATTTGGTAAACAACAATTCTCTGTATTTAGTTAAGGTCCAACTTTCGTCGTCTACTAATAATTCTAATTTGTCACAGTGATTTCTAATGTCTTCAAAATAAGGTTTTACTTTGTTGCAATATGCTTCTGCCATTTTTTGAGCATCGGTTAACTGATTTGCTTTCTTTCTTTCTTCGGTCATTGTCAATACTTTAGAATTTATTCCTTCGATATGACCCGAAATCTCTTTGATTAAAACGATTTGCTCTTTGGCAATTGTTTCAAATTCTTTTCCGAAGATTTCTTTCAATCCTTTTACATTTTCAATTAAAGTATTTTGGTAACGAATTGCTGTTGGAATTACGTGGTTTCTTGCGATATCTCCCAAGACTCTTCCTTCAATCTGAATTTTCTTAGTGTATTCTTCTAATTCTATTTCATAACGCGCTTCGGCTTCAACATGATTTAAAATTCCCATTTCACTAAACAAATCCAAAGCTTGTTTCGATACTTTAGCCTTAATAGCTTCCGGAGTGGTTTTAAAATTACTTAAACCTCTTTTCGCTGCTTCTTTTTCCCAGGCATCACTATATCCGTCACCTTCAAAAAGTATTTTCTTAGATTGCTTGATATATTCTCTTAAAACATTAAAGATTGCATCGTCTTTTTTCATGTCTTTTGACTCGATCAAAGAATCAACTTCAATTTTAAAATCTTTCAATTGTTTTGCCACAATCGCATTCAAGGTTGTCATTGCATTTGAGCAGTTTGCAGTTGAACCAACGGCTCTAAACTCAAATTTATTTCCTGTAAAGGCAAACGGCGAAGTTCTGTTTCTGTCTGTGTTATCTAAAAGTACGTCCGGAATTTTACCAACTACATTTAATTTTAGATCTGTTTTTTCTTCAGGAGATAATTTTCCTGTTGTAACGCTTTCTAATTCTGATAAAACTTTCGTTAACTGTGCTCCAATAAAAACCGAGATAATTGCCGGCGGCGCTTCATTTGCTCCTAACCTGTGATCGTTGCTTGCTGTTGCGATAGAAGCTCTTAGCAGAGTTTCGTAATCGTTAACCGCTTTTATAGTATTAATAAAGAAGGTAAGAAACTGTAAATTGCTCATTGGTGTTTTACTCGGGCTCAATAAGTTAACTCCCGTATCTGTTGCCAGCGACCAGTTATTGTGTTTTCCAGATCCGTTTACTCCTTTAAATGGTTTTTCGTGAAATAATACTTTAAAATCATGACGCTCTGCAACTCTTTGCATCACATCCATTAATAAGGAGTTGTGATCTACGGCAAGATTTGTTTCTTCAAAAATTGGCGCTAACTCAAATTGGTTGGGTGCAACTTCATTATGACGTGTTTTTACCGGAATTCCCAATAACATACATTCCTGTTCTAAATCTCTCATGTATGTTAAGGCACGCGTTGGGATAGATCCAAAATAATGATCGTCAAGTTGTTGTCCTTTTGCAGAGGTATGTCCTAATAAGGTTCTTCCGGTCATCATTAAATCCGGACGAGAATTTGCCAACGCTTTATCGATCAAAAAGTATTCTTGTTCCCAACCTAAAGTGGCGGTAACTTTTTTTACATTTTTATCGAAATATTTACATACCTCTGTCGCAGCTTCATCCATTGCAGATAATGCTCTTAATAACGGAATTTTATTATCTAAAGCTTCGCCTGTATAAGCGATAAAAACTGTTGGAATACATAAAGTTGTTCCGTAAATAAAGGCCGGCGAAGTTGGATCCCACGCTGTGTAACCTCTGGCTTCGAATGTATTTCTGATTCCTCCGTGCGGAAAGCTTGATGCATCCGGTTCTTGTTGTACCAATTGTGCTCCGCCAAATTTTTCAACAGGATCACTTCCATCATAAGAAGTCTCAAAAAAAGCATCATGTTTCTCTGCAGTTGTACCTGTAAGAGGCTGAAACCAGTGTGTATAATGTGTAACTCCTTTGGCAAGAGCCCATTCTTTCATTCCCATGGCGATATAATCTGCCAGTTTTCTATCTATTTTAGTTCCATGCTGAACTGCATCTCTTACTCCTTTTAAAGCATCTGAAGTTAAATATTGCTTCATTGCTTTTTCATTAAATACATTTGAACCAAAAATGTTAGATTTTCTATCTATTTCTTCAAAATGTACCGGCTTTCTTGTCGAAGCTTCTTTTAAAGCTTGAAAACGTAATGTTGACATGTATATAAGTTTAAAAATTCGTAATATTTTCTATTGAAAAAAGAAGAACAAATATAAAGAATAAAACGCCCTGTTTAAAAGATAAATTTCAGAAAATTATACGAGGATTTTTCAACAGAAGAGAGTTTTTACAAAGAATAATGAATCGTAACTATAGAAATATAACAAAACACCTTAGCATTATTCATTAAATAAACATTTTTTCATAATTTCTTAACCCAGAAATTCAAAAATCTACCTTAATTATTACGAATTTATTTTTTTATGGTGTTAAAAATTGCTTTTTACAAAATATACCCCTGTCAAAATTGCGCTTCTCTAAAAAATAATAGTCAACTAAACAAAATAGCCCCCTAATTTTTGGGACTGAAAAAATAAATCTATATTTGACCCAACGAAAAAAACAAAAAAATTAATTTATATTATTATGGCTAAAATTAAGTTAGAGTACATTTGGTTAGATGGATATGAACCAACTCAAAATCTTAGAAGTAAAACTAAAGTTGAAGAGCACGAAAATTTCAAAGGAACATTAGAAGAACTTGGTAACTGGTCATTTGATGGTTCGTCAACAAAACAAGCTGAAGGAGGTTCTTCAGACTGTCTATTAGTTCCTGTTGCAATTTACCCTGATCCAACTCGTATCAACGGATACTTAGTAATGTCAGAAGTTATGTATGCTGACGGAACTCCACACCCTTCTAACGGTAGAGCTACGATTGATGATGATAATGATGATTTTTGGTTTGGTTTCGAACAAGAATATTTCATCATGGATACTAAAACTTTATTGCCATTAGGTTTCCCTGTTGGAGGTTATCCTGCTCCACAAGGTATGTACTACTGCTCTGTAGGTGGAAAAAACACTCACGGAAGAAAATTAGTAGAAGAACATGCTGACTTATGTATTGCTGCAGGTATCAACTTTGAAGGTATTAACCAAGAGGTTGCTTGTGGACAATGGGAATTCCAATTATTTGCTAAAGGTGCTAAAAAAGCCGGAGACGAAATTTGGGTTGCAAGATACTTACTAGATCGTTTGACTGAAAAATATGGTTACTATATTGAATACCACCCAAAACCTCTAGGAGATACAGACTGGAATGGTTCTGGTATGCATGCTAACTTCTCTAACGAGGTGTTAAGAACATGTGGAGACCAAGCTACTTACGAAAGAATCTGTGAAGCTTTCCGTCCTGTTACTGCTGAGCACATCGCAGTTTACGGAGCTTACAATGAGCAACGTTTGACTGGTAAACATGAAACTGCTTCTATTCACGATTTCTCTTATGGAATTTCAGACAGAGGATGTTCTATCAGAATTCCTTTAATGACTGTTCAAAAAGGATGGAAAGGTTGGTTAGAAGACAGAAGACCGGCTTCAAACGGAGATCCATACAAAATTGCTGCAAGAATTATCAAAACTGTTAAATCAGCGCTATAATTTAAAGCTTAAAATATATTCTAAAAAGTGCCTTCGTAATTGTTGGCACTTTTTTTTGGGTCGTAATTTTGTCATTTCGATTTCTATATTTTTTTTCAGGAGCTAATCCCGCTATCCGTTGCAATCTTTTGTGGCGAACCCCGCCACAAAAGGATTTCCACTTCTATCGGGGCTAGGGCAAACATTTTCTTAAGAATCTTTTCGTTTAGTTTGCTTCATTCGAACATTAGATCTCCGTTAGAAACTCGACAAAGATTGGCGAATATATGAACCAAAATACTAGTGTGATCCCTTGTTCCTTGGGATGACAAAAAGTAATAGTAAAAAGAAAAAATCCGTGTAAATCTGCGTTTTCGCAAAGCGAATCCGTGTCATCCGTGTACCATTTACCACAATCATCTCATGATAACAAAACCAGCATCGCTAAGAGTTCGCAAATCTTCAAGTTTATTCAGAATTTGAACACAACTTTTCGATAATAAATTTTTAAGTTAAACTTCAAAAACTATCTTTGTAAATCATTTAAAAAATATCATAATGGTTTGGATTTTCTTTTTAATAGCTGTTGTAATTATTCTTGCTTTAGACTTGGGCGTTTTCAATAAAACACCACATATTATTAGCACCAAAGAAGCAAGTAAATGGACTCTAATTTGGGTAACACTTTCATTCTTATTTTCAGGAGTAATTTACTGGCTATATACCACAGACTATATTGCAAATCCTGATCAGCTGAAACCTGCCGTAGCTTCAATGAAGTTTATTACCGGTTATTTAATCGAATTATCTTTAAGCGTTGATAACATATTTGTAATTGCGATTATCTTCGCTTCTTTTAAAATTCCGCAAAAATACCAACACCGTGTTTTATTTTGGGGAATCCTTGGTGCAATCATTTTCCGCGGATTAATGATTTTCTTTGGAGTAATGCTTATCAATAAATTTACGTGGACGACTTATGTATTTGGTGCTTTCTTAATTTTTACGGCTTTGAAAATGTTATTTTCAGGCGAAGGCGAAGATTTTCACCCAAAAGATTCATTCGTATACAAAGCACTTGGTAAAGTTGTTCCGATTACCTCACAAATGGATGGTGAGAAATTTTTCATTACTACAAAAACGGCCAAAAAAGCTGCAACTCCTTTATTTGTAGCCTTGATTGTTATCGAAGTTATGGACGTTCTTTTTGCTTTAGACAGTGTTCCGGCAATTCTTGCTATTACATCAGATCCGTTTTTAGTGTTTAGTTCTAATATTTTTGCCATTTTAGGTTTACGTTCAATGTATTTCTTCCTGGCAAATATGCTGGCGAAATTCAGTTTCTTAGAATACAGTTTGGTTGCTATTTTAGCTTTCGTTGGATTAAAGATGATTCTTCATGATTTTATTCATGTTCCAGAATGGGCTTCTTTAGGTTTTATTGCTCTTTCGCTTTTAGTGGGAATTTTGGTTTCTTTAAAATTTGGAGAAGAAAAAGAACTTACGGATTCAAACAAATAATAATTTTCTTGAAATACTTGAAATATATAAGCATAAAAAAGGAGATCGTTTGATCTCCTTTTTTTATGTCTACTGAATATTAATTCAATCTCTTAACATTACTGTCATCAATATTGTATTTCTTGATAACGGCATTGTAATCTGAATAATCTGGTTTAACCGATTTACCAGTAGTAGAAAAAGCTCCTGGCACAATTACGATTCTAAATGTTTGATTTTTTATAAATTCAGGTGTTAAAGCTAAATCATAATTTCCACCTGCAAAAATTGTAAAATCTGATTTACTAAAGTCAAAATCGTAATCAAAATTCCCCTTTGAAGTATAAACAGTTCTTGGTATTTGTTGCCAGATTGGAGTAGTTGGATTAATAGTTCCCGTTAATCTATAGATCAAAATTACATCAGAATCAAAAATTACAGGTGTTAATTTTTGATAGATATTATAACCATCTGTACTATTATAACTAAAATTTACATTTTGAAGTTCAAAAACTTCAGCAACTGGGCCCTCTGGTCCTTGTGGTCCATCCAATCCCGGAGGTCCTTCAGGTCCTGTACAACTAGAAAATGCGATTAATCCAACGACTGCGAAAAGGGTAAGTATCTTTTTCATAATTTTTATTTTTTTAAGATTTATAAAGGTATTCCAAAAACCAAACCAAAAAAAGAGAAACATAATTTTTTTCCTATTTTTTTTAATCTTATCTACATTTATTAAATCATTTCACTCGTAAAACACACGTAATCAAAGGGGAAACAAAAAAAATATTATTCAAAAAAAAGCACCCGATTTTAACGGATGCTTTAAATAAGATTTATAAATTAATTTAATTACCGGCAGATATAATTTTTTTAGTACTACTGCCTTTATTAGTTGTAACTTTTAGAATGTAAACTTGGAATTTACCTACGTAGAAATCAATGTTAAAGTTGTATTCTTTGCCTAAATAAGAATTTGTATCTGTTTTTGAAGATAACAATGTTCCTGACATATTAAACAATTCAATTTTGACATCGCTCTCATAATCAAAGTTATAACGAATGGTAATGTAATTTTTAAATGGAACCGGATAAGCATCAAAACTAGGTTTTTTACTTTCTTTTCCACTGCTTTGAACTGCAGTTGTATCCGGAGCAGTAGTTGCCTGAGTAACTATTGGTGCTTGAGTTGCTACACAAGCAAGTGGTGGAATGTTGTATCCTATTGCGATTCTACATTCATCAAATGCATTGTTTATCAAATCTACCAAGCTTGCAATGTCAGTAAGAGAAAGTCCATAAGTATTTCCGCCTCCTAACGCTTGATTGGCTAAGTTAAACAAATCACCAACTGTTTTATCTCCTGCTAGTTTACTAACTACATTACTTGGAATAGTGTAATATTTATATTCATTACTTACTGTTCCGTCAGCATTACAAGAACGCACTTTTGGAGTTATAGATCCACAACCACCGTCAGGTTCAGCAACTGCCAATATACCTCCTGCCTGCAATTTGAATTTGCTTAACTCACTATCAATACCTATATTAAGTCCTAAAGTAATGGTTTGAGCCAATAAAGTATTATTGATTCTTCCATTTTTAAGATATGATGCAGGTAATGCACTAATGTGAGGATTTCCACTTGCTAACACTTTGCTTCCTCCTCCTCCTGGCAGAACTGATATTAAGCCATCGATATCTGTTGCATTATTAGATACTAAAACAGATTTTCCAACTAAACCAATTGTCATTGTTCCTCCTGGATAAGTACTTAATGCTTTCGCAATAAGAGCTTTGGTTGTATAAGGTTTTCCTCCTGCACATCCAATACCTCCAACATTTCCATAAGCTCCTTGAGTATATGTACAAATTGGAGTTGTACATGGAGTGATCATAAATGTTGATACTTTTTTAATCGTTTCACAATTGTTC is a window of uncultured Flavobacterium sp. DNA encoding:
- a CDS encoding glutamine synthetase III; its protein translation is MSTLRFQALKEASTRKPVHFEEIDRKSNIFGSNVFNEKAMKQYLTSDALKGVRDAVQHGTKIDRKLADYIAMGMKEWALAKGVTHYTHWFQPLTGTTAEKHDAFFETSYDGSDPVEKFGGAQLVQQEPDASSFPHGGIRNTFEARGYTAWDPTSPAFIYGTTLCIPTVFIAYTGEALDNKIPLLRALSAMDEAATEVCKYFDKNVKKVTATLGWEQEYFLIDKALANSRPDLMMTGRTLLGHTSAKGQQLDDHYFGSIPTRALTYMRDLEQECMLLGIPVKTRHNEVAPNQFELAPIFEETNLAVDHNSLLMDVMQRVAERHDFKVLFHEKPFKGVNGSGKHNNWSLATDTGVNLLSPSKTPMSNLQFLTFFINTIKAVNDYETLLRASIATASNDHRLGANEAPPAIISVFIGAQLTKVLSELESVTTGKLSPEEKTDLKLNVVGKIPDVLLDNTDRNRTSPFAFTGNKFEFRAVGSTANCSNAMTTLNAIVAKQLKDFKIEVDSLIESKDMKKDDAIFNVLREYIKQSKKILFEGDGYSDAWEKEAAKRGLSNFKTTPEAIKAKVSKQALDLFSEMGILNHVEAEARYEIELEEYTKKIQIEGRVLGDIARNHVIPTAIRYQNTLIENVKGLKEIFGKEFETIAKEQIVLIKEISGHIEGINSKVLTMTEERKKANQLTDAQKMAEAYCNKVKPYFEDIRNHCDKLELLVDDESWTLTKYRELLFTK
- a CDS encoding TerC/Alx family metal homeostasis membrane protein, which encodes MMVWIFFLIAVVIILALDLGVFNKTPHIISTKEASKWTLIWVTLSFLFSGVIYWLYTTDYIANPDQLKPAVASMKFITGYLIELSLSVDNIFVIAIIFASFKIPQKYQHRVLFWGILGAIIFRGLMIFFGVMLINKFTWTTYVFGAFLIFTALKMLFSGEGEDFHPKDSFVYKALGKVVPITSQMDGEKFFITTKTAKKAATPLFVALIVIEVMDVLFALDSVPAILAITSDPFLVFSSNIFAILGLRSMYFFLANMLAKFSFLEYSLVAILAFVGLKMILHDFIHVPEWASLGFIALSLLVGILVSLKFGEEKELTDSNK
- a CDS encoding glutamine synthetase beta-grasp domain-containing protein, yielding MAKIKLEYIWLDGYEPTQNLRSKTKVEEHENFKGTLEELGNWSFDGSSTKQAEGGSSDCLLVPVAIYPDPTRINGYLVMSEVMYADGTPHPSNGRATIDDDNDDFWFGFEQEYFIMDTKTLLPLGFPVGGYPAPQGMYYCSVGGKNTHGRKLVEEHADLCIAAGINFEGINQEVACGQWEFQLFAKGAKKAGDEIWVARYLLDRLTEKYGYYIEYHPKPLGDTDWNGSGMHANFSNEVLRTCGDQATYERICEAFRPVTAEHIAVYGAYNEQRLTGKHETASIHDFSYGISDRGCSIRIPLMTVQKGWKGWLEDRRPASNGDPYKIAARIIKTVKSAL